The following are encoded together in the Chiroxiphia lanceolata isolate bChiLan1 chromosome 8, bChiLan1.pri, whole genome shotgun sequence genome:
- the GHITM gene encoding growth hormone-inducible transmembrane protein: MLAARLVCLRALSCQTIRPAITQASPALRNSNVKAYRLWQPNQCYATRVRTGVRRGKLGQEVKEAAFEPSAETALKADRLGKIIVAGGAAVGLGALCYYGLGMSSEIGAIERAAIWPDYVKQRIQSTYMYFAGSVGLTALSAVAVSRTPALMSLMTRGSWLAIGATFAAMIGAGMLVRSISYQDSPIAKHAAWMLHSGVMGAVVAPLAFLGGPLLVRAAWYTAGIVGGLSTVAMCAPSEKFLNMGGPLGLGLGFVLASSIGSMFLPPTSAFGAGLYSVAVYGGLVLFGMFLLYDTQLVVKRAETLPYYGVTKYDPINACMGIYTDTLNIFIRVATMLAGGGGVRKK, translated from the exons ATGCTGGCTGCAAGGCTGGTGTGCCTGAGGGCACTGTCATGCCAGACTATCCGCCCTGCTATCACTCAGGCTTCCCCAGCCTTGAGGAACTCCAATGTAAAAGCATACAGGCTGTGGCAGCCTAACCAG TGTTATGCCACCAGAGTAAGAACAGGTGTAAGGCGAGGAAAACTTGGCCAAGAAGTCAAAGAAGCAGCATTTGAACCATCTGCAGAAACTGCACTTAAAG CTGATCGCCTGGGGAAAATTATTGTTGCTGGAGGGGCTGCTGTTGGCCTGGGGGCCCTCTGTTACTATGGATTGGGCATGTCCAGTGAGATTGGAGCTATTGAAAGGGCTGC tatttggcCAGACTATGTGAAGCAGAGAATTCAGTCCACGTACATGTACTTTGCGGGAAGCGTTGGCCTGACAGCACTGTCTGCTGTGGCAGTGAGCAGAACTCCAGCACTCATGAGCCTTATGACACGGGGCTCCTGGCTG GCAATTGGTGCAACTTTTGCAGCTATGATTGGTGCTGGAATGTTGGTCAGGTCTATATCCTATCAAGACAGTCCAATAGCTAAACATGCAGCTTGGATGTTGCATTCAG GTGTCATGGGGGCGGTGGTGGCTCCTCTGGCCTTCCTGGGTGGTCCCTTGCTGGTCAGAGCTGCCTGGTACACCGCTGGAATCGTCGGAGGGCTCTCAACTGTGGCCATGTGTGCTCCAAGTGAAAAATTCCTGAACATGGGAGGACCACTTGGCCTAGGCTTAGGCTTTGTTCTTGCCTCTTCCATTg GATCCATGTTCTTGCCTCCTACTTCTGCTTTTGGTGCCGGCTTGTATTCCGTAGCCGTTTATGGTGGGTTGGTGCTCTTTGGCATGTTCCTGCTCTATGATACACAGCTTGTTGTCAAGCGTGCAGAAACTCTTCCCTATTACGGAGTAACCAAATACGACCCAATCAATGC GTGCATGGGTATCTACACCGATACACTGAACATCTTTATTCGGGTGGCCACCATGCTTGCAGGTGGTGGAGGTGTCAGGAAAAAGTAA